The following proteins come from a genomic window of Aquimarina sp. MAR_2010_214:
- a CDS encoding helix-turn-helix domain-containing protein, giving the protein MDSFSNNLKELRSQKGFSQEAFAKKVGVHVTNLSKYERNISIPSLEVANRMADILEVSLDRLVHGENKAQTTIDDQDLLSLFNKAQNLSDKQKETVKDFLSAFVLKADLTQKLAQ; this is encoded by the coding sequence ATGGATAGTTTTAGTAATAATCTTAAAGAGTTAAGAAGTCAAAAAGGGTTTTCACAAGAAGCTTTTGCCAAAAAGGTAGGAGTACATGTAACGAACCTTTCTAAGTATGAGCGTAATATTTCTATACCTTCTCTAGAAGTTGCCAATAGGATGGCTGATATATTAGAAGTGTCATTAGATCGATTAGTTCATGGAGAGAATAAGGCACAAACAACTATTGACGACCAAGATTTACTAAGTCTTTTTAATAAAGCACAGAACCTTTCTGATAAACAAAAAGAGACCGTAAAAGATTTTCTATCTGCATTTGTACTTAAAGCAGACCTTACTCAAAAACTAGCACAATAA
- a CDS encoding tyrosine-type recombinase/integrase, whose product MKKLKLQNDSYKILLSDFKDWLDILGYNEKAVYYTPIFIQEFFYWLENHDIQRLEQITIDTVKAYYKYLGERSNQRTSGGLSKAYLNKHQNALRKFREYLKKHGARTFKIHLRLEKKESAIKDILTQSEVKQLFEVTSYSSKYQRTRLRDRAILVILYSCGLRRKEAVSLDIGDILFDAGRVFVRQGKNYKERYVPINKHNLRILEDYIYEARPMYNGSHGTEALLINKYGNRMHGQGMSRRLQHLLTLVDDQTLKEKHITPHCLRHSIATHLLQQGMRIEDIQQFLGHSSLKSTQIYTHLLELL is encoded by the coding sequence ATGAAAAAATTAAAGCTACAAAACGATAGCTATAAGATACTATTGTCTGATTTTAAGGACTGGTTAGATATCTTAGGCTATAATGAAAAAGCAGTGTATTACACTCCCATCTTTATACAGGAGTTCTTCTATTGGTTAGAAAACCATGATATCCAACGTTTAGAACAAATTACTATCGATACTGTAAAAGCCTATTATAAATATTTAGGAGAACGCAGTAACCAACGTACAAGTGGAGGACTAAGCAAAGCCTATCTGAACAAACATCAAAATGCCCTTAGAAAGTTCAGGGAATACCTAAAAAAACATGGAGCCAGAACCTTTAAAATACATCTTCGCTTAGAAAAGAAAGAAAGTGCCATAAAAGATATCCTTACCCAGTCAGAGGTCAAACAACTCTTTGAAGTGACCAGTTACAGTAGTAAGTATCAGCGTACCCGATTAAGAGATAGAGCAATCCTTGTTATATTATACAGTTGTGGTTTACGCAGAAAAGAAGCCGTTAGCCTTGATATTGGTGATATCCTTTTTGATGCAGGACGTGTGTTTGTTAGACAAGGTAAAAACTATAAAGAACGTTACGTACCCATCAACAAACACAACTTACGAATCTTAGAAGATTATATCTACGAAGCACGCCCCATGTATAACGGTAGTCATGGTACAGAAGCTTTACTTATCAATAAATATGGTAACCGTATGCACGGTCAGGGTATGAGCAGAAGGTTACAGCATTTATTAACCCTTGTAGATGATCAAACCCTAAAGGAAAAACATATTACTCCACATTGTCTTAGGCATAGTATTGCAACCCATCTATTGCAACAAGGTATGCGTATAGAAGACATACAACAGTTCTTGGGGCATAGTTCTTTAAAATCAACACAGATATACACACATTTACTCGAATTATTATGA
- a CDS encoding tyrosine-type recombinase/integrase encodes MKDYYTYLEELQHSEQTIKTNLYNINKLKQWCRSKRTKPENLTYKQVLNYINHLKTTNQPQTINRHIWAIKHYCTYLIEQGYRTDNIADDLKVRGERKKVFHNLLTSDELEDLFYSYETDKIWKGNFYYKATAKRNKMVVGLLVYQGVLSNNFKSLEVEHVDLRKGTIYIPSTRRNAWRKLALKPWQIIELKEYIEEIRPILQDHIGTNDEKLFPLNTPQFNTILHPILKKLKTYNQKVTNNTHIRASVIVNWLGQYNIRKVQQMAGHRHINSTESYKQDNLESLHEAIDKFHPIH; translated from the coding sequence ATGAAAGATTATTATACCTATTTAGAAGAATTACAGCATAGTGAGCAAACCATAAAAACCAACCTTTACAATATTAATAAACTGAAACAGTGGTGCAGATCAAAACGTACCAAACCAGAAAATCTAACCTACAAACAAGTACTTAACTATATCAACCACCTAAAAACTACGAATCAACCCCAAACCATCAATAGACATATTTGGGCAATCAAACATTATTGTACCTATCTGATAGAACAAGGGTATCGAACAGATAATATTGCAGATGATCTTAAAGTAAGAGGAGAACGTAAAAAGGTCTTCCACAACTTGCTTACTAGTGATGAACTCGAAGACCTGTTTTACAGTTATGAAACCGATAAGATATGGAAGGGTAATTTTTATTACAAAGCCACTGCAAAACGTAATAAAATGGTAGTAGGATTATTGGTCTACCAAGGAGTATTAAGCAATAACTTTAAATCGTTAGAAGTTGAGCATGTAGACTTACGCAAAGGAACTATCTATATCCCAAGTACTCGACGTAATGCATGGAGAAAGTTAGCCTTAAAACCCTGGCAGATTATAGAACTCAAAGAATATATAGAAGAAATACGACCTATCCTGCAAGATCACATAGGTACAAATGATGAAAAGCTGTTCCCTCTAAATACTCCACAGTTCAATACCATTTTACACCCGATCTTAAAAAAGCTAAAAACCTATAATCAAAAGGTCACTAACAATACTCATATCAGAGCAAGTGTTATTGTAAACTGGTTAGGACAATACAATATCAGGAAAGTACAACAAATGGCAGGACATAGGCATATTAACTCTACAGAATCTTACAAACAAGATAATTTAGAGAGTCTGCATGAAGCTATAGACAAGTTCCATCCAATACATTAA
- a CDS encoding RHS repeat domain-containing protein, with the protein MFFYVTDYTGNYIYKNGNLEFFNHPEGYVEKEADGYKYVYQFKDHLGNIRLSYKDADKNGSISQSEIIEEKNYYPFGMTHSGYNSILRGRNHNYGFGGKEEQSELSLEWLDFSARNYDSALGRWMNIDPLAEAYYEWSPYNYSYNSPLKFTDPTGMGPEDWVDKNGNLVYDPSLNDGKGGFTEHATNTDKNIARSLRQTEEGEAQFQELVTSEAQIQVELDSDSPIKTDKKTGNVIAGETNNSEVEQDLKTGDVKVLKSKIVLFEKTIDAVVDATENQTVEVGGESINGLNFSEVLGSVFGHEIEHTTNENEKTARTNGNTETKPVQIQVKIIQQLKKNKKN; encoded by the coding sequence TTGTTTTTTTACGTAACTGATTATACAGGTAATTACATCTATAAAAATGGTAATCTAGAGTTCTTTAACCATCCTGAAGGGTATGTAGAGAAAGAAGCAGATGGGTATAAATATGTATACCAGTTTAAAGACCATCTGGGGAATATTAGGTTATCCTATAAAGATGCTGACAAGAATGGCTCTATCTCTCAAAGTGAGATTATAGAAGAGAAGAATTATTATCCTTTCGGTATGACTCATTCTGGATATAATAGTATACTACGAGGAAGAAATCATAATTATGGTTTTGGTGGGAAAGAAGAACAATCAGAACTTAGTCTAGAATGGTTAGATTTCTCAGCAAGAAACTATGATTCTGCATTAGGTAGGTGGATGAACATTGATCCATTGGCAGAAGCCTACTATGAGTGGTCTCCATATAATTATTCATATAATAGTCCTTTGAAATTTACTGACCCTACTGGTATGGGACCAGAGGATTGGGTTGACAAAAATGGTAATCTTGTTTATGACCCAAGTTTAAATGATGGCAAAGGAGGTTTTACTGAACACGCTACGAATACCGATAAAAATATAGCGAGATCGCTAAGACAAACAGAAGAAGGAGAAGCTCAATTTCAAGAATTAGTAACTTCTGAAGCCCAAATACAAGTTGAGTTAGACTCAGACTCACCCATAAAGACAGATAAGAAAACTGGCAATGTTATTGCTGGAGAAACAAATAACAGCGAGGTTGAACAAGACTTAAAAACGGGAGATGTTAAAGTTTTAAAGTCAAAAATAGTTTTATTTGAAAAAACTATTGATGCAGTTGTAGATGCTACCGAAAACCAAACGGTCGAAGTTGGAGGAGAATCAATAAATGGTTTAAACTTTAGTGAGGTTTTAGGTTCCGTTTTTGGTCACGAAATTGAACATACTACAAATGAAAATGAAAAAACGGCTAGAACAAATGGTAATACAGAAACTAAGCCTGTGCAAATTCAAGTCAAGATAATACAACAATTAAAAAAGAATAAAAAGAATTAA